GCCTTTCTGCCAGTTCATAAGAGGGGGGTATTTTACTAGAGCAACAAATTTTGTGCATTACCTGGGAAAACTGCTTTGTACAAACGgggcttttgttttgattttaccCCAGTAAAGAGAAGGCTCCTGCTATGGAAAGCCACACCAACCTCCTCcaggcacagggatgctcagggaCCAACAGCACATCCCGTCCCCCAGCAAAGGGCAAAGCCCTGCTCAGTCCTGTGTGGGCTCATGTCACCACCTGCCGCCTTGATCCACGGGTGATGGGGGATGCCCGAAGCCAACAGACGGGAGAAGCAAACGTGACAGAGGAATCCTGCGAGCCCCGTCGTGGCTTATTCTGGGGCGAGCTGCTATGTGTGTCAGTCTTAAAAGCATCAGTGGGCATCTCTGCCAAGAGAGTGCCGTGAACCCAGtgatttatctcttttttttctccccaatgCTGATTAAAATGAGAATTTGCCGGCACGGCTGCTGTATCCAGCCGAATGCGTGTGCTTCTTGGCTCCCAGCGAGGTCCTCGCTGCAGATACCGTGTGCTTTGGCAGCCGGGCCAGTCTGGGCTGCAGGATATTACGCCTGGCAAAGACACAAACCCCTTCCAGTTCCTGGAATTTGGATTGTCTCGCGGAGTGCTGATTAAGCAGTGCTTTCAATCTGCACCCAAGACAAAACCCTCGCCTTGTCTCCGCTCCGAGGCTCGGTGTGGCTCGGCTGCTGCGTGGCAGCGGGAGCTGCAGTGGGTTTGCTCGCCCCGAGCCccagggaaacaaaaaaataaaaaccccaaaattcttAAATGAAAAGAATTTGCATTTTTGCAGTTTGCGGTGCTGGACGAGCATTTGCTGCTCAGGGCTCTGTCTTTTGTGAAATGACAAATCATGGAAAATACCCTCCCCATAGCACAGCCCCGGTGCCCTTCCCACCTCGGTGTGCGCTTggcggctgctgctcctcccagtATGCCCAGACCACGTCCCCAGTCTGCCCAGTCGAGATCGCTGCTGTGTGTCCCCGTCTGCCTTTCTAATCCGCTGGGAATGAAACCGCCCTCACCAGTTTCGCTAATGAGAGCTTTGATAGCTGGGGTTGAGCGGAGGGAGGCAGCCCCGGTGTGTGCCGTCCCGGTGTGGTACGAAGGACCTTCCCGCTGCCGGCCCCTGGAGCTGGCACTCACCCCCACATACGGGTGAACATAAAATCGGGGTGCCAGCAAACCGGGGATGGTGCTTTACCGGGCGCCTGCGGAGAGGTGACTGGTGTTTTGGggtgggctgctgctgggaaggtgAAGCTGAGCTGGTTGGACCCCCTACAACAGGCAGCCTGGAAAGCTGGTGGGCTCTGGGAGCCACCCGGACACCCCGGCGTGCCCAGTGCTGGCATCTGTGTGACGGCACGGTCCCCACAGCGTGCCCAGCCATGCCAGCACACGGGATGATGCTCCTCTCCGCCCCGAGGGGTTGGAGATGCCTCGGCAGCGGTTTCCCTGTCTCCTCGCTGGCACAATCATCATCCCACCCGCTGGGTGGGGAGTGGATGGAAATATCCCTCCCGCACATGTCTCCAGCCGCTCCCCAGGGCCCGCAGCATCTTGAGTTGCTTTACGAGAGTGCAGATGCCAGGAAAAATATACACGGGGGACTATTTCAGCAGAGGCTCAGAGCAGGGTGAGGCTGTATTGCTGTAGCACATCAGCTCAGAACCTGGGCGTTATTCCCACTCCACACTCGCGTCTGCTCCTCCCCGAGATCCTGGTCGGCTTCTGTGTCCCTGTGGGTCTCGGGGGCTGTGGGTGAAGCTCTGGGATGTGCCATCAGTCCCAACAGGGGCAGGAGTTGCATTGCTGGGATCCTCAATTCTTATCCCCGTGAgggtgagaagcagcagaagagaagatGCTGCTGGGGGGACTGTGGGactgccttctcctcccctcctccccagcagcatccTTGTCTCCCTGCCtgagcaccagctttcccccatcTCAGGTGTGTGCCTCCATCTCCGTGCCTCCCGCCAGCTCAGGAGCAGGGATTTGGCCTCAGTGGTCTCCTTCATGCAAGCAAAGAGCCAAATCCTGGCTCCAGACCCACCTGTGCCCTGGCGAGGTGCAGGGTGAGCACCCTGCTTCCCTGGGGCACTGTGGCATGGGGTGACGATGGCAGCGAGCCCTGCCACGGCTCCCAGGCAGCCGCCTGCTCTGGCTCCCAGCGCGGCGGGAGGGAGAGATGCATGAGGGGCATTGCAAGCAGCCCCTTCAGCCTGCCAGGCTTGCATTTTTGTGACCTGCAGTAATTCAGCTGGCCCCAGGCATCGGGACCGCTGGGGTGTTACAGGGGAACACTCTTGATGCTGCAGGATTGTCTACAGCTTTCAGACTTCTGCAGCCAtttcccctccctggggacagagccCTGGTGGGAGCACAGCCCCCAGAGGAAGGGCTCTTTTCCCCTGAGGACATGTCCCTGACTGGGCATCGTCAGCCCAGGTCAGTGGTGGGGACATGGGCAGAGCCCCCCCAGGCTGCCGCAAACCCCAGTCCTTGGGGAACCCACCCAGCAAGCGCCTTCATTTCTAacagggagagctgctggcccGGGGGACATGCAGCTCTGTGAGGGACATCCCCTCCCAGCCACTCCTGCCAAGGGACATCTCTGCCATCTGCTCAGCTCACACCAAAGCAGGAGGACCCCGTGTCTCCCGGTGAGCACCAGCCCCACTGCCACCTTCCTGGGGCAAAACCCCCTCCGCATCCCTCGCCAACCTGGATCCACTTCCCTATCCACCGCTCCCAGCGAGACCCCAGCTTGGGGGGGATGAACAGGGACGAGACGATTCTGGGAATCTCTCCCCGTAGGCAGCTGGAAACCCCATCATCCAGCAGccgagcagcagcccccccctGCCCGCTGGAGGAGCGCTGGGGGCTCTGCTGGCTTCCCCCCGCCGGCACCGCGCGTGGCTCGGCGTGCTGCGTGCGCGCCCCTGCGCGCGGATGCATCCACCAGCCTATAAATCTCCAAGCAGGGCTCCTTCCAAACTTCAGGACATTCCTCGGGGGAAGAGTTAAGATGCAGCTTTTGCGTCAGATGCGGCGGCGGGCTGCCCGGCGGGACTAGGCTAAACCTCTCCCCCGCATCTGCCCCAGCAGGTTGTTTGCAAAGGTCAATCCCACCGGCTGCCGCCACCGCCGGGCTCGGCTGCTCTTGGCTCAGTCCTCAAGGTACGTAGTGGGGGGAACATCCTCCCCGCTGCTCCGGGGAAGGGCTGGCAGGGATGTTCGGAGGTGCATCGGCTGACAGACGAGGAGATGTTccagcatttttctctctctttttttaattattccgGTTTTACggtggtttatttttctttctctgagataAAGAGTCGTTAGGATTTCTTGTCGATGCTTTTAAAAGTCTATGAGATTTCCTTTTGTGCTGGGGATTTACTCAACACACCAAACGCCTGGGAAGTCAGAGGGCAGGCGGCTGCAGCGAAAGTCTCAGCATGCTCCTGATTAGCAGCTGCCTGGCAGGTACGTGCGATAAGTGAAAAAACGGGGGAGATTTTGTACTGATTttggtgctgggtttttttttaaagaaacaacaagaaaaccGATTCGCCTGCCATCTCTCTGCCAGTCCCAGGGAATTTGCTGTGATAAAGGAAGTTATcaaagagattaattttaaaaatttaatttgaaaaggacgcacaaaaaaagaaaatttatctcCGTCTTATTTTGGGAAGTGGTGTTTGCATGTGAAGCGCAAACCTGAGCGGTGCCTGTGTTGTTTCCCTCCTAGATCCACGTGCCGGCAGCAGCGACTGGCGATCCGCCTTGTCCTCGCTTAACTCCGTGCGGGAGCGGAAAGCCAGCGGCCGATCCCGCTGGCCGGGCGAGCATGGCCGTGCTCCACTTGCACCTGTACCTCACCGCCTTGGGCTTCTGGATGACACAGCAGTCCAGCTCCTTCCTGCTGCCCAACGCCACCGAGCTGCTGTCCCCCCCTGGGGGCAGAGCCACGGACCTGCTGTGGGGCGTGGGGGTCCCCCGGAGCCGTCGGAAGCGATATCTCTCCCCCCGCGACATGAGCGTGATTTTGGACTACCACAACCAAGTGCGGGCACAGGTGTCCCCTCCCGCCGCCAACATGGAGTATATGGTGAGTCGGGCTCCGGCGGGGTGTTTGGGGGTCCACAGCTCTTGGCTGCTGCCGTGGGGTCGAGGGGCTCGCCCGTGATGTGGGCACCCAAcctgggggggacagggcacgCACATGGGGATGTCAGGGTGCTGCCCCGGGTTCGCAGATGGATGGCTGTCTCAGGGGACGTTTCGCATCCCTGGTGCAGGGCAGACCCATGCAGCCCCTGCGCACAAGGGATGGAGTCCCAACAGGGTGGTGTTTCCACCCGGTGCCACCTCTGGTCCTGTGCCTGGGATGCCTGGGAGCTTGCTGGCTGCAGGATGGCGGGATCCGTCCAGCTGAGGTGCAGAGGTAGCATTAGGGGAAGGGAGGTGGTTACAAGCATGAAAAGTGCAGgtcccaaaccaaaacccaggtGGCCGGGAGGGACGGCGTGATCCCAAGCTCCAGGGTCCCTTGGGAGCTGGTGCAGGAGTGTGCCCAGGGATGCCAGCCCCGGGGAAAATAAATGTGCAGAAGTGAGACGGAGAGGGACTGAGCAGCCTCACCAGGTTGGGCACCTCCTCTGGACGAGGGCCACCCTGGGCAGAGCCTTCCCCAGGTTGTCACCACCCTGCTTGGAGCTCCTAAGCTCCAGCCCTGaagggaggagagatggggagcCACCAGGAGGAGGGATTTCAGCCGGCACAGAGTGGGACCCTTGGCGCAGGAGGTGCCatgtgctgctctgctcccagggagAGGACCGGAGCTCTGATGGAGCAGCTGGGAGGTCCCTGGATGTGGGTTTGGGAGACACAGGCGGCAGCTCGGCTTGTTGGGTACCACAGCAGGTCAGATGTGCCTGGGAGCATCCTGCGCCGCTTCTTGCTCGGCCTAAATTCCTGCCTTCCTAAATAACTCTCTCAGGCGTCTCCCCAAGGCAGCTCAGGATGGGTGAGGAACCTTTAAATAATGCATGAAGGAACCAGCTGTCCTCACCAGTTACTCTGTGGCCAGGGCTGCGGTGGAGGGCTGGGATGGCTGTGGGTTTTCCCCCTGGATTCCGCTCCACCTTCTGCAGAAGGAGCTCATTCCCGGAGGGAAATGCACACACAGGGCTTGCACTGCTTCAGGGCACCCGTGCTCTGCCTGGGCAGTGGGCGCCCTCCGTGCCCAGGAGCTGTGGTGGGCAGCTGGGGCGGTTCATCGCTCCTGGACGCGCTgccctgcttcctgcaggctTTTCCCAGCCCGATGTGTGAGCCATATTTTTtggacacccatgggtgctcagAAACACCCCCTGAAGCCCACAGGAGTGGGTTTCTGCTCTCCTCTGGGCACCCAAAATCCCTGcctgcccttttcctttcctcctggcCAGGTGTGGGATGAGCGGCTGGCCAGGGCGGCAGAGGCGTGGGCTGCGCGCTGCCTGTGGGACCACGGGCCCCCCCAGCTGATGAAATACGTGGGGCAGAACCTCTCCATCCACTCGGGCAGGTGAGtgctcctggggaccccccacaGCCCACgatgctggaagaggaggaagaggagcagcagccccttGGTTGAGGAGCAGAGAGGTTCTGAGCTGGGGTTGCGGAGGACTGGGATACAACCAAGAGGCACATCAACCCCCCGGGAGAGGAGGGTCCAGCTCTCGCAAGTGGGTAAATGTGGGAAACCAGAGGTGCCTGCTGCTCGGCTGGGGAGTATGGCATTATTTCCCTCTCGGCCGAGCACACGGACCAGGGAGATGTGGGTCCTGGATCTCCACCATCCGGCTGAGTGCTCAGGTGCCTCCAGCAAGGGCCAGGTCTTCTGGCCTTCGGTATGAGTGGACTTGACAGAAGGACATCATTGCCCCCGCTCCATCCCACTTCTCTCCCCTATTCCCTCTACGTGGagactttcttcccctcctctccctcacccaTGACCTCCGAGGTGGAGAGGCTCCACCTTACGCAGGGCACCTTTTGCAGGTACCGCTCTGTTGTGGACATGGTGAAATCATGGCACCAGGAGAAGCAGCACtactcctttccccacccccgCGAGTGCAACCCCCGCTGCCCCTCCAAATGCAGCGGCTCTGTCTGCAGCCACTACACGCAGGTGAGCACCgaagccccccacagcccccccacggccgccccacagccccccaggaccTCACTGCAAACCAGGGGGCAGCCCAGAGTGCCttgggctgctgctgtgcagggagcagcccttctcccagcagcagctgggatccGGGATCAAAtcctggcagctgcctgctcgcgatcaggcagcagggctggcagcaggcagcgtgCCCGCCGGAGGGGTGCAGGCAGCCTCTGGCGATGCCCTCCCACCCTGGGTCCCTGCGGGAACTGGGCTGCTTGCATGGAAGTCCCAGGGGCTCACAGCCTGCTCAAGTGCAGCTAGGACCTTCTGGCCAGTTGGCTGGGacgttttcattctttttaaggttttttccctgctttggcctttttctctttattaaccCACTGGCATCTCAAAGGTagtgaagagaaaatgaaaagcaccCTTGTGCTTTTGCTGAGCGTGAGTCCTCTTCCTGTGTGATGGAGAGGCTCTATAGCATCCAGCCATGTCCGGCTCCCTGGGAATGTCCCCCGGCACATTCGCCGGCAGCCTGGCTGGCACAAGCTGGAAaacctccctctgctcccctgctcGGTGGCGAAGCAGTGCCAGCCCCTAGTTACCTCCCCTGCACGGCTCCAGCCTTTACCCGAGCGTCTGCATCCCTGTGCGGCTCGTCCATGGAGATGCTCCGGGTTGCAAGTAGGCAAGATGACgcattttttttaaggaagaaattcaGCCTAGAGAGGCTTTAGGAGGagcttctgcttctgtttcaccTCGCTGTGTGCAGGGTAAGCTACCAGTGAGGTTTGGGAACTAATTTGGGTAAATTGGAGAAGTGACCCAGACTCTGCTGCTCATTTAAGTGAGCGTGGCAGGGCAGCCCCTTGCAGGGCAGCACAGGCTTCAGGCAAAAGACGGGCAGTGAGAAATCACCCCCTGGTGACGAAACACTGCCCGTGGTGGGCACAGCATCCAGCCTGAGAAGTGTGGGCAGGCGGGATGCCATCCCCTGGTGGGAGGCAGCCCTGCGCTGGGGTCCCGGGGTGGCCGGAGGTGGGACCCCTGGGCGGGCGGAGGTGGGACCCCTGGGCGGGCGGTCACCGACAGTGCCTGTTCTCTGTCCCGGCGCAGATGGTGTGGGCATCCTCCAGCCGCCTGGGCTGCGCCCTCAGCACCTGTGCCAACGTGCAGGTGTGGGGCAGCACGTGGCGGCACGCCGTCCTCCTCGTCTGCAACTACGCCATCAAGTAAGTGCATGGAGGGAAGCCTCCCACCCCGTGCCATCCTCCCTCCTTGCTCCGGTGCTGGCAGCGAGGTGATGGCGCTCAGAGGTGATGCCCTCCTCTCTTTTTAGGGGCAACTGGCTGGGAGAAGCGCCATACAAAGTGGGGCGGCCCTGCTCAGCCTGCCCCCCCACCTACGGCGGGGGCTGCTCCAACAACATGTGCTTCACTGGACTCAAATCCAACCAAGTCAGCTGGTTCTAGGGCTGCAGCCCTGCAAGGAAGCCCCCGCCAGTGGGGACGGGGTGAACCAGAATTATTTATAACACTGACCCCCCCAGCAGCCCGGCAGTCCACCCTGCTTCATCCCTAGTGCCGTGTAGGAAACTGCTTTTTTAACACCCCTCTCCGGCAGCGCTCGCATTGTCCGGCTGCTTCCCACTTTGGGGGGAATAGGGATGGTTCAGGTCCCTATTTAATGAAATAGGGACGGTTTGGGGGTGTgtggagggagcggggctggctggcaTGGTCCCTGCTCTGCGGGCTCGGGGGGCTTTCCCCACTGCCCCTCACCTGTGCTAAGGCACAGGCTGGTGTAAGCGAACACCAAGACGTTCCCTCGTGGCAAGTGGCTGGAGGAGCAGTGGGGAGCTCTGAGCGTGCCCCCTGCTTCACGGCAGCCCCTCCGGCTGGAGGGCCCCCGTCTCCGAGCCCCCCAATAAAGCAGCCTGGAGACCCCCGTGCTCGTGTCCGTCCTCCCTCACTCGCAGCCTGGAGCCTCGGGGTAACACCGAGCCGGTGCCTTTGCTCTGGTTTTGGGGGTAACCAGCGAAGGGGTGCAGAAGCCCCCGGCAAGGCCATGGGCCACGGCTGCAGGAGATGCCCGGGCGCTTTGCTCCATCGTGTGGGAGAAGCCAGCACTGCCGGGACACCCGGTGATGATGACGTTGGAGAGCCATGAgcaccctgtcccccccaggctgccccacaccaccccactgCCCTGCCTCACCCCCAGTGCTACTGAGGACCCCGTTATCCactccctctccctttccaggACCTCTCAGCACTCAGCAAACCAGGGGGTCCTCACATTCCCAGCCTTGGGTCTGAGCCTCTGGCTGCAGATTCCTGCGCCGCAGCCCACCGcaccccggcagccccctccccgctcaCCCCCACCCCGCTGCACGCTCCCTTGGGATGTATTTTCCCATCCAGAGGAGCAGATAGCCCTAATTTTGTCCCCTGGGGGATGCAGTGTTTCGATagccggggtgctgggggtcccgggaCTGGCAGGGACCCCTCGGTGCCTTCTCCAGCCCAGACCTTTCCTGAGATGTACAGGAGGCCCTGCGCTGCCGGCCGATCACTTTTTCAGCTCCAGCTCTGGATCCCCAAGTATTTGGCATCATGTCAGCAACACACAGCCCTGCTTGCCTGAGCGCAGCCCCCcgggagcaggggctgctcctgccaTGGAGCCACCAGGGGCAGAGAGGCTTTGCCTCAAGGTCCAGAACTGTAGCTGCACACTCTGGACCATCAGGTCCCTGGGGCCTCACGTGGGTGCTGCAGTCCAGGAGGGAGAACAGATGTCCATGAGTGGCCACGGCATCTTGTGGGTCCCTCTGATTTGAGGAGGAGCTGCAAATGCCCTGTGCCCTGGCCCCGTGTTCAGGGTACTGCCCTGCATCCCACTGCAGCATCCCTACGGCTCCCCATCCCCAAGTGACCCCTCCGGTTTTGCATGCGGGGGACAAGCCCTGACCCATGGCCAGGGTGTTTTGTCCCTTGTGCctcagctgggctctgctctgcctgtgccagCGTGTGCTAGCCCCCCTGGCTCATCCCATAGCCCTTTGCCCACTGGCAGGCTTAGCCCCTCGCCCACTGGCAGGCTCAGCCCTGGTTTTCCCATCGCGGGTGGGCGATGGCACAAAAACTGGCAGCACTTGGGGCGTTGCAGGGCTGGATctgtccccccccttccccctgtgGCCGGGGGTGAACCCCAGCCCGGCGGCTGCCCCGGCCTTGACACCGAGTGGAAACGGGAGCCCCAAAAGAGTCCAGTAAAAGCCGTGTTTGAGTTTCTAGCTTGGCAGCAGTTACTATAGCTACAGCAACGGCACCTTGCAGATTGGTTTCCATAAGAGCTTGGTTACTATTTAACATCTCCACCCACATTAGCCCTGATTAAGCGAATCAATAAGATAACAGGAGAGGCAGGTTTCCTCGCCCTGCCTCTCGCgctccctcctgccttcaccTAGTTCCTCAgtgaaagacatttttatttatttatttagatttctttttattcctccaCTTCCTCTGGTTTTCGCCCCAAGTCCCCATAGCAGTAGCCGGCGAGACATGGTCAATGTAAGCACCCAGCTAAGCGCTAAGATGGAGGCTCCATATGGTGAGTACAGCGTTCCCATcgcccgcgctgccgccccgGCGTCGCTCGCgggaagcggggctgggagcgggcaGAGCCCCCGGCCCCACATCCTGGCCCCACCGCGC
The genomic region above belongs to Larus michahellis chromosome 12, bLarMic1.1, whole genome shotgun sequence and contains:
- the R3HDML gene encoding peptidase inhibitor R3HDML isoform X1 → MAVLHLHLYLTALGFWMTQQSSSFLLPNATELLSPPGGRATDLLWGVGVPRSRRKRYLSPRDMSVILDYHNQVRAQVSPPAANMEYMVWDERLARAAEAWAARCLWDHGPPQLMKYVGQNLSIHSGRYRSVVDMVKSWHQEKQHYSFPHPRECNPRCPSKCSGSVCSHYTQMVWASSSRLGCALSTCANVQVWGSTWRHAVLLVCNYAIKGNWLGEAPYKVGRPCSACPPTYGGGCSNNMCFTGLKSNQVSWF
- the R3HDML gene encoding peptidase inhibitor R3HDML isoform X2 produces the protein MAVLHLHLYLTALGFWMTQQSSSFLLPNATELLSPPGGRATDLLWGVGVPRSRRKRYLSPRDMSVILDYHNQVRAQVSPPAANMEYMVPLCCGHGEIMAPGEAALLLSPPPRVQPPLPLQMQRLCLQPLHADGVGILQPPGLRPQHLCQRAGVGQHVAARRPPRLQLRHQGQLAGRSAIQSGAALLSLPPHLRRGLLQQHVLHWTQIQPSQLVLGLQPCKEAPASGDGVNQNYL